DNA from Sorangium aterium:
ACGAGATAAGGCCAGATACGCCGCTCAAAGATCAAATAGGAATGAGCGTCAAAAAGAACAATCGCAAGATCGCCCGCGCCATGAGGTTCGACGACGTATCAGGCACGGACCTTGGAACGTTCTTCCGCCGCGTCGAACAAATCGTGACGAGCCAGTAAGGTAGAAGATAGGATAGGGGTGAGCTTCGGTGGACTGCCGTGGAGGCTACTGCAAGCGACGCCGCCGCTTGAGCACAGCGGCGAGACGCTTCCGCCCCCGACGGAGCCGTGAGAACGCGGTCCCGAGCGGAAGCCCGAGGCTCCGGGCGACCTCGCTGACCTGCTCCCCCTCGCCCACGAGGATCAGCACCCGGCGCTCCACCAACCAGAGCAGATCGAGGAGCGCGCGTGCCTCGACCCCCCATGGGGCGACGGCACCCAGCCGGCGATGTAGGCCCGCGGGTCCGGGACGGCGACCTCCCGGCGGCGGCAGGCATTGTCGTGATACTTCCGGGCCTAGTGGATGATAGCAACGTCCAGCGCGGGCGCGGTGGCGTTCAGGATGGGCTCAGGAGCGGGCACGCCGGGCGCTAGCGAGATCGACGATCGGCGCTACCCGTGGCGTTGCCTGCGGGGCGCTGAGGAGCTCCGAGAGGGTGCGTGCAGCGATCTGCGCGGTCGCGAGGTCGCCCGCCGCATGGGCAGCGGCGATGGTCTGCGTCAGGGTCGCGACGAGCACCTGGCGCGGGCTGCTCGACGGAGGCGTGATCAGGGCTGCTTCGGGTCGGGCAGAGGTCGCCAGCGCCGCCTGCTCCACGGCCGCCGAGGGCGCCGCCGGAAGCGTCACGGAATCGTCCGGCCGACCAGAGATCGCGGGGTTAGCGCCCACGATCGCCAAGTCGGCGCCAGCCTCGACCTCCTTAAAACCCGCGGAAACCGGCCCGATCGTGTCCTTCTGCTCCCCCAGA
Protein-coding regions in this window:
- a CDS encoding sigma factor-like helix-turn-helix DNA-binding protein produces the protein MPPPGGRRPGPAGLHRRLGAVAPWGVEARALLDLLWLVERRVLILVGEGEQVSEVARSLGLPLGTAFSRLRRGRKRLAAVLKRRRRLQ